The proteins below come from a single Pogoniulus pusillus isolate bPogPus1 chromosome 39, bPogPus1.pri, whole genome shotgun sequence genomic window:
- the SYT2 gene encoding synaptotagmin-2 codes for MTFKQASMLAPEATGSTVPTGTAENSTEAGGAGESKEDMFTRLRDKFMNELNKIPLPPWALIAIAVVAGLLILTCCFCICKKCCCKKKKNKKEKGKGMKNAMNMKDMKSGNQDDDDAETGLTEGEGEEEEKEPENLGKLQFSLDYDFQANQLTVGILQAAELPALDMGGTSDPYVKVFLLPDKKKKYETKVQKKTLNPAFNETFTFKVPYQELGGKTLVMAIYDFDRFSKHDIIGEVKVPMNTVDLGQPIEEWRDLQSGEKEEPEKLGDICISLRYVPTAGKLTVCILEAKNLKKMDVGGLSDPYVKIHLLQNGKRLKKKKTTVKKKTLNPYFNESFSFEIPFEQIQKVQVVITVLDYDKLGKNEAIGKIFTGFNSTGTELRHWSDMLANPRRPIAQWHSLKPEEEVDAALGKNK; via the exons ATGACCTTCAAGCAAGCATCCATGCTGGCCCCGGAGGCCAcgggcagcacagtgcccacGGGCACGGCGGAGAACTCCACGGAGGCTGGCGGGGCCGGGGAGAGCAAGGAGGACATGTTcaccaggctgagggacaagtTCATGAACGAGCTGAACAAGATCCCCC TGCCGCCCTGGGCCCTCATCGCCATCGCGGTGGTCGCTGGGCTCCTCATCctcacctgctgcttctgcatctgcaagaagtgctgctgcaagaagaagaagaacaagaagGAGAAGGGCAAAGGCATGAAGAATGCCATGAACATGAAGGACATGAAGTCAGGCAACCAG gatgatgatgatgcagAGACAGGTCTGacagagggggaaggagaggaggaggagaaggagcctGAGAACCTGGGCAAGTTGCAGTTCTCTCTGGACTACGATTTCCAGGCGAACCAG CTGACCGTGGGCATCCTCCAAGCTGCTGAACTGCCAGCTTTGGACATGGGTGGCACCTCAGACCCCTATGTCAAGGTGTTCCTGCTCCCTGACAAGAAGAAAAAGTATgagaccaaagtgcagaagaaGACTCTCAACCCTGCCTTCAACGAGACCTTCACCTTCAAG GTTCCCTACCAGGAGCTGGGTGGGAAGACTCTGGTGATGGCCATCTATGACTTCGACCGCTTCTCCAAGCACGACATCATCGGCGAGGTGAAGGTGCCCATGAACACCGTGGACCTGGGCCAGCCCATCGAGGAGTGGAGGGACCTGCAgagtggggagaaggaggag ccagAGAAGCTGGGGGACATCTGCATCTCCCTGCGCTACGTGCCCACGGCTGGGAAGCTCACTGTCTGCATCCTGGAGGCCAAGAACCTGAAGAAGATGGACGTTGGGGGTCTCTCAG ATCCCTATGTGAAGATCCACCTGCTGCAGAATGGCAAGAGgttgaagaagaagaagaccaCAGTCAAGAAGAAGACCTTAAACCCCTACTTCAATGAGTCCTTCAGCTTTGAGATCCCCTTTGAGCAGATACAG AAAGTGCAAGTGGTCATCACGGTGCTGGACTACGACAAGCTGGGGAAGAACGAAGCCATCGGCAAGATCTTCACGGGCTTCAACTCGACGGGCACGGAGCTGCGGCACTGGTCAGACATGCTGGCCAACCCCCGGCGGCCCATCGCCCAGTGGCACTCGCTGAAGCCGGAGGAGGAGGTGGACGCAGCTCTGGGCAAGAACAAATAG